GGCTGCATCCCGTGCGGTTCGCGACCTCACCCTCACTGATGAGTTCCCCACCGGGTAGGCCACCGGAGAGGATCAGCTCCTTGACATCCTGGTACACCTGCTCGGCGGCCGACGGCGCCGGCGATCCGGATGACGAATGCAACATAGACACAAGACGTATTTATACGCCTCCGCCCTCCTCCGCCGCCACCCGCCCCCCTTGTCTTCTCGTCTCCTCCCCCTGACATGGGTGAAGGTGGCCTTCGACCGGTCTGACCGGTCGAAGGCCACCTTCACCCAGGAGATCAGTCGGCGGCGAGGACCGCCTTGAGGAAGCTCTGCGTGCGTTCGTTCTGCGGGTCGCTGAAGATCTGTTGGGGCGTGCCCTCCTCCACGATCCGGCCGGCGTCGAACATCAGCACGCGGTTCGAGACGTCCCGAGCGAAATGCATCTCGTGAGTCACGATGAGCATGGTGATGTCCGTGGTGCGGGCGATGTCGCGCAACACGTCGAGGACATCCGCCACCAGTTCCGGATCGAGCGCCGACGTCACTTCGTCCAGCAGCAGGATGTCCGGGTCCATCGCCAGCGCCCGGGCGATCGCCACCCGCTGCTGCTGACCACCGGACAGTCGCGTCGGATGCTCGGACTCCTTCTCCGCGAGCCCCACCATGTCCAGCAGTTCCCGCGCCCGCGTCACCGCGGCATCCTTGCTCATCCCCAGGACGTGAACCGGCGCCTCGGTGATGTTCTCGAGCACGTTCATGTTCGGGAACAGGTTGAACTGCTGGAACACCATTCCGATCTTGGTACGCATCTCCCGGAGGTGCTTCTCGGACGCCGGGACCAGCTTTCCGCCCTTGTCCTGATGGGTGAGCGGCTTGCCGTCCACCCAGATGACACCCTCGTTGATCGTCTCGAGCGTCATCAACAGCCGCAGGATCGTGGTCTTCCCGGACCCGCTGGGCCCGATGAGCGTGACTCGATCCCCCTGGGCGACGTCGAAGTTCAGATGATCGAGTACGACGTTCTGACCGAACCGCTTGACGACGTCGTCGAAGCGGACCTTGGGCTGTGCGCTCGTCTCGCTCGTCTCAGTAGTAGGCAAGGCGCTTCTCCAATCGTCTGACGAGAACCGATGTCGGGTAGCTGGCGATCAGGAAGATCACACCCGCCAGTGTCAGCGGCTCGAGGTACTGGAAGTTCCGAGCGCCGAACTGCTGCGCCGCAGTCACCAGTTCGACGACCGTGATGGCGAAGAGGAAGGGGGTGTCCTTGAACAACGAGATGGCGCAGTTGCCCAATGCGGGAACGACTCGGCGTATGGCCTGCGGCAGGATCACCGCTCGCCAGGTTCGCCCCGGTGGCAGTGACAGAGCGCGAGCCGCCTCCCACTGCCCCTTCGGGACCGCCTCGATGCCGGCCCGGTACACCTCCGCCATGTACGTCGAATAGTGCACGCCCAGAACGACGACACCGATCTGCAGTGCCGAGAAATCCGTGAAGAGGTAGTACACGAACAGCAGCTGCACGACGACCGGTGTCAACCGGATGAACTCGGCCGCCGCGCGCACGGGCAGACTGATCCACCGAGGGAACGTGCGACGGATGATCGCGATGACCAGACCCAGCACCGCGCCGATGATGAACGCCAGAACGGTGGCCAGCAAGGTGATCTTGAATCCGTCGAGCAAGACCGGGAGTGCGTCGAACGCCCGCTCCCAACTCCATTGCACGGTCATCGGGTACGCACCCCCTCTCCGGCCAGTTCGTTCGGTGCGAGACTGAAGATCTCGCGGAGCGACGGACCGGTGCCCAGGCGATTCTTCGCCCGCACTTCGAGCGCGTTCATCAACAGAGTGAGCAGATAGCCGATCACGAAGTAGATGATCAGTCCGACCCCGAACGCGAACATCGTGTCCCCGGTGGACTTTCGCAGCTCACCGATCTCGAAGGTCAAGTCCTGCAGGAGGATATAGCTGGCCAGCGCGCTTCCCTTGACCAGCTGGATGAGTAGGTTGGTCAGTGGCGGGATCATCTCGGCCCACGCCTGGGGGAGGATGATTCGTCGGAGCCGTTGCCCGTGAGTGAAATTCAGGGCCGTAGCGGCTTCCCATTGCGGTTGCGGGACGGCATTGACCGCGCCCCGGACCACCTCCGCACCGTATGCACCGAAGTTCAAGCCCAGTGCGAGTATTCCGCACACCAGCGGCTCGATCTGGTATCCGAGCAACGGCATGACGTAGAACAGCCAGAACAACTGCACCAGCAGCGACGTGCCGCGGAAGAATTCGATGAACACACGGGCGGTACCGCGAACCAGAACATTCTTCACCCGCACCGAGAGGCCGAGCACCACCGCGAGGAGGAACGCCAGCAGCGCCCCTCCCGCGGTGAGCTCGAGGGTGATGATGATGCCGTTCTGGATCTGCGGCCACGCATTCAGAAAGGCGTCGATATTGTCTTTCACGATCAGGCCCCGGGTCAGCCGACCCCTTCACACAGGTCGGCGGTCGTCAGTTCCGGATCGGGCAGTTCCGCCTCGGTGAATCCGTACTCACCCACGATCGACAGGTACTTGTCCCGGTCCGAGGTGATCTTCTTCAACTCCTCGTTGTAGGCGTCCCGGAGTGCGGCGTCGTCCGTGCGGAACACGGTACCGCCGGCACCGACCTGCGGAACACCGTTGATCACGGCCACGAAGGACGGCGTGACCTCGATCGGCGCGTCGGGATTGTTCTGGGCCAGCCAGTTCAGCGAGATGCCGGTCAGTGCGAACACATCGGCGCGCCCGTTGACGACCGCGTCCATGCCGTCCTGCGGCGTGGCGACCTGGGTTGCGTCGATGCCCAGATCCTGGGCGTAATCGGATTCGATGGCACCGGTCATGGCGACCATGCGGGCGCCGCTGTCGCGGACCGACTCCATGTCCGTCAGATTCTGCGGGTTACCGGTCGGCACCATCAGCGCCGTCGTGTAGTTGAACTCCGGCTCGCTGAATGCGGCCTGCTCGCACCGCTGTGGCAGGATCGACATGCCGGCGCTGACCACGTCGAAGCGACGGGCCTGCAGACCCGGGATGAGGGCGCCGAAGTCCGCATTGACTCCCTCGACGGTATCGATGCCGAGGTTTCCGAAGATCTCCCGGTGCAGTGCCACCGTGGCGCCGGTCAACTGACCGTCGTCCATGAAGCTGTACGGGGCCTCGCCTGCGAACCCGACCGTGACCGAGCCCCGGTCCTGCAACTGATCGAGCAGAGGCTCGTCGGAGTCGGTGGTGGTCCTGGTACAGCCGGCGACGGAGCCCGCCGCGACGACCGCACCGAGTAGAACGGCAGTAGCCCGCAGGGTCGAACGCCTACTCGAAATCTTGCCTGTCACTAGTTTCTCCTTCGTCATCTTGATGACGATCCAGGAGGATGCGCACCGCGCCGGGCACGATCCAAACGGATCTGCCCGCGTTACCTTACGCAGGGTTAAGGACTATCTCATGTCGACAGGCCGAGCCGTGTCCGAATCGTGCTCGCGTCCAGGAAGTTTGACCGCCCTCACGCGCGATGAATGGTCCGGAAATGCCGGTAGCCCCCGACCATGAGGTCGGGGGCTACCGGTAACGGATTGTACGGCGGTGTCCTACTCTCCCACACCCTGTCGAGTGCAGTACCATCGGCGCTGGAGGGCTTAGCTTCCGGGTTCGGAATGGGACCGGGCGTTTCCCCTCCGCTATAGCCGCCGTAACTCTATGAAACTATCCACACACCCCCTACACACCTGCACCCGTCTCCCACGTCACCGTGGGGACAGAGCAAGTAGATGGGGGTATCTGTGTGTTGTTTCAGATACCGCACAGTGGACGCGTAACACCTTTGTGGTAAGCCCTCGGCCTATTAGTACCAGTCACCTCCACACATTACTGCGCTTCCAGTTCTGGCCTATCAACCCGGTAGTCTGCCGGGGGCCTTAACCCCTCAAAGGGGGAGAGAAACCTCATCTTGGAACAGGCTTCCCGCTTAGATGCTTTCAGCGGTTATCCCTTCCGAACGTAGCCAACCAGCAGTGCTCCTGGTGGAACAACTGGCACACCAGAGGTTCGTCCGTCCCGGTCCTCTCGTACTAGGGACAGCCTTCCTCAAGTTTCTAACGCGCGCGGCGGATAGAGACCGAACTGTCTCACGACGTTCTAAACCCAGCTCGCGTGCCGCTTTAATGGGCGAACAGCCCAACCCTTGGGACCTACTCCAGCCCCAGGATGCGACGAGCCGACATCGAGGTGCCAAACCATCCCGTCGATATGGACTCTTGGGGAAGATCAGCCTGTTATCCCCGGGGTACCTTTTATCCGTTGAGCGACACCGCTTCCACATGCCGGTGCCGGATCACTAGTCCCGACTTTCGTCCCTGCTCGACTTGTCAGTCTCACAGTCAAGCTCCCTTGTGCACTTGCACTCG
This genomic interval from Rhodococcus triatomae contains the following:
- the ehuA gene encoding ectoine/hydroxyectoine ABC transporter ATP-binding protein EhuA, whose protein sequence is MPTTETSETSAQPKVRFDDVVKRFGQNVVLDHLNFDVAQGDRVTLIGPSGSGKTTILRLLMTLETINEGVIWVDGKPLTHQDKGGKLVPASEKHLREMRTKIGMVFQQFNLFPNMNVLENITEAPVHVLGMSKDAAVTRARELLDMVGLAEKESEHPTRLSGGQQQRVAIARALAMDPDILLLDEVTSALDPELVADVLDVLRDIARTTDITMLIVTHEMHFARDVSNRVLMFDAGRIVEEGTPQQIFSDPQNERTQSFLKAVLAAD
- the ehuD gene encoding ectoine/hydroxyectoine ABC transporter permease subunit EhuD, which encodes MTVQWSWERAFDALPVLLDGFKITLLATVLAFIIGAVLGLVIAIIRRTFPRWISLPVRAAAEFIRLTPVVVQLLFVYYLFTDFSALQIGVVVLGVHYSTYMAEVYRAGIEAVPKGQWEAARALSLPPGRTWRAVILPQAIRRVVPALGNCAISLFKDTPFLFAITVVELVTAAQQFGARNFQYLEPLTLAGVIFLIASYPTSVLVRRLEKRLAYY
- the ehuC gene encoding ectoine/hydroxyectoine ABC transporter permease subunit EhuC; amino-acid sequence: MKDNIDAFLNAWPQIQNGIIITLELTAGGALLAFLLAVVLGLSVRVKNVLVRGTARVFIEFFRGTSLLVQLFWLFYVMPLLGYQIEPLVCGILALGLNFGAYGAEVVRGAVNAVPQPQWEAATALNFTHGQRLRRIILPQAWAEMIPPLTNLLIQLVKGSALASYILLQDLTFEIGELRKSTGDTMFAFGVGLIIYFVIGYLLTLLMNALEVRAKNRLGTGPSLREIFSLAPNELAGEGVRTR
- the ehuB gene encoding ectoine/hydroxyectoine ABC transporter substrate-binding protein EhuB, whose translation is MRATAVLLGAVVAAGSVAGCTRTTTDSDEPLLDQLQDRGSVTVGFAGEAPYSFMDDGQLTGATVALHREIFGNLGIDTVEGVNADFGALIPGLQARRFDVVSAGMSILPQRCEQAAFSEPEFNYTTALMVPTGNPQNLTDMESVRDSGARMVAMTGAIESDYAQDLGIDATQVATPQDGMDAVVNGRADVFALTGISLNWLAQNNPDAPIEVTPSFVAVINGVPQVGAGGTVFRTDDAALRDAYNEELKKITSDRDKYLSIVGEYGFTEAELPDPELTTADLCEGVG